In Candidatus Cloacimonadota bacterium, the following proteins share a genomic window:
- a CDS encoding glycosyltransferase: MRVLYLSYFYPPLGGPAALRNLKTVKYLAQSGIVCDVITVRDIEYLYRDPALMEENAAATLIRTDSLDPMALLKKGREAGGGDLSRIYLNTPEKLKLRVRQLYPVDNKIGWLPALIKAGRRAIRERRPELIFVSLGPFSSGIGAYALSRESGIPLAVDLRDYWTLLGDYDLQGGALNRSLSRGLEQRIYSHASLIITATAGIGTDAAQAFGADLAEKMLTVYNGWDEADFSGLPAPETPAGFTFAYFGNIYARRSLRHFYAALKRLRAENTLPPGTRVKLYGNFFRETLREVEHSGIQDLIDIVPQLSHRQALAAMQASSALLLVINSSSPRGTLTSKLFEYLRAQKPILAMVPGQYEAAKLLGACGHDLICAMESSDSIYHCLKQLFAQPAREYSIPWELERKNQVAKLAEKLKSLF; the protein is encoded by the coding sequence ATGCGCGTTCTCTACCTCAGCTATTTCTATCCACCCCTGGGCGGCCCCGCCGCGCTGCGCAACCTCAAAACGGTGAAATACCTTGCCCAAAGCGGCATCGTTTGCGACGTGATCACCGTGCGCGACATCGAATACCTCTACCGGGATCCCGCCCTGATGGAGGAAAACGCCGCGGCCACCCTCATCCGCACGGATTCCCTGGATCCCATGGCCCTGCTGAAAAAAGGCCGTGAAGCCGGCGGCGGGGATCTATCCCGGATCTACCTGAACACCCCGGAAAAGCTAAAACTCCGCGTGCGCCAGCTTTACCCCGTGGACAACAAGATCGGCTGGCTGCCAGCCCTGATCAAAGCCGGGCGCCGGGCCATCCGGGAACGGAGACCCGAGCTGATCTTTGTTTCCCTGGGGCCTTTCTCCTCCGGGATCGGCGCCTACGCCCTCTCCCGCGAAAGCGGCATCCCCCTGGCCGTGGACCTGCGCGACTACTGGACCCTCCTGGGCGACTACGACCTGCAGGGCGGCGCGCTCAACCGGAGCCTCTCCCGCGGTCTGGAACAGCGCATCTACAGTCACGCCAGCCTCATCATCACAGCCACCGCGGGCATCGGCACCGACGCCGCGCAAGCCTTCGGAGCGGATCTGGCGGAAAAAATGCTCACCGTTTACAATGGCTGGGACGAAGCCGACTTCAGCGGCCTGCCCGCGCCGGAAACCCCTGCCGGATTCACCTTCGCCTATTTCGGCAACATCTACGCCCGCCGCAGCCTCCGCCATTTCTACGCCGCCCTCAAACGCCTCCGTGCGGAAAACACCCTGCCCCCCGGCACCCGGGTGAAACTTTACGGCAACTTCTTCCGTGAAACCCTGCGGGAAGTGGAGCATAGCGGCATCCAGGACCTCATCGACATCGTCCCCCAGCTCAGCCACCGCCAGGCCCTGGCCGCCATGCAGGCTTCCAGCGCCCTTCTCCTGGTGATCAACAGCTCCAGCCCCCGCGGAACCCTCACCTCCAAGCTTTTCGAGTATCTCCGCGCCCAAAAACCCATCCTGGCCATGGTTCCCGGCCAATACGAAGCGGCCAAGCTCCTCGGCGCCTGCGGACACGACCTCATCTGCGCCATGGAATCTTCCGACAGCATTTACCACTGCCTCAAACAACTCTTCGCCCAGCCTGCCCGTGAATACAGCATCCCCTGGGAACTGGAACGGAAAAACCAAGTGGCAAAACTGGCGGAAAAGCTCAAAAGCCTCTTCTGA
- the rmuC gene encoding DNA recombination protein RmuC has protein sequence MLWAILTLCALILVLGTVAAILLYRKRSAPDDRLEAVTRFSGALEAFERNLRDDLQRLRTDLLALETDTRKELVASLDRQNENLNSENRKNREESSTSLNKLTQLINADAAKNRAELGTSLNNLAESLARKLQDLVNTQQQQFDALKTALEGRLELIRTSNEKKLEDMLNLESESRREVVSALNLQKENLNSENRKNREESSTSLNKLTQLINADAAKNRAELGTSLNNLAESLARKLQDLVNTQQQQFDALKTALEGRLEQIRANNETKLEEMRKTVDEKLHDTLEKRLGESFKQVSERLELVHKGLGEMQSLASGVGDLKKVLTNVKNRGMMGEFQLDAILEQMLTPEQYTRNFKPHKRRDEVVEFAIRLPGRDEDQESVYLPIDAKFPIEDYTRLVEAWDAGDPVATETARKALYNRILGCARDIRDKYLNPPLTTDFALLFLPVEGLYAEVLRDPALFEQLRRQYQVVVVGPTTVAAILNSLQLGFRTLAIEKRTGEVWKILSAVKNEFGKFGKVLEHTQKKLQEASNTIEQASHRSRQIQKKLNKVQELPVDDAAQVLELEAETDLTATAEDEEDFA, from the coding sequence ATGCTTTGGGCGATCCTGACCCTGTGCGCGCTGATCCTGGTTTTGGGAACGGTTGCCGCCATCCTGCTCTACCGCAAACGCTCAGCTCCGGATGACAGGCTGGAGGCCGTAACCAGGTTCTCCGGCGCATTGGAGGCCTTTGAACGCAATCTGCGCGATGATCTGCAGCGCCTGCGCACGGACCTGCTGGCCCTGGAAACCGACACCCGCAAGGAACTGGTGGCCTCGCTGGACCGGCAGAACGAAAACCTGAACAGCGAAAACCGCAAAAACCGCGAGGAAAGCAGCACTTCGCTGAACAAGCTGACCCAGCTGATCAACGCCGACGCCGCCAAAAACCGCGCGGAACTGGGCACTTCACTGAACAACCTGGCCGAATCGCTGGCCCGCAAACTGCAGGATCTGGTGAACACCCAGCAGCAGCAGTTCGATGCCTTGAAAACTGCTCTGGAAGGACGGTTGGAGCTAATCCGGACCAGCAATGAAAAGAAACTGGAAGACATGCTGAACCTGGAATCTGAATCCCGCCGGGAAGTGGTTTCCGCCCTAAATTTGCAAAAGGAAAACCTGAACAGCGAAAACCGTAAAAACCGCGAGGAAAGCAGCACTTCGCTGAACAAGCTGACCCAGCTGATCAACGCCGACGCCGCCAAGAATCGCGCGGAACTGGGCACTTCGCTGAACAACCTGGCCGAATCGCTGGCCCGCAAACTGCAGGACCTGGTGAACACCCAGCAGCAGCAGTTCGATGCCTTGAAAACTGCTCTGGAAGGACGTTTGGAACAGATCCGCGCCAACAACGAGACCAAGCTGGAAGAGATGCGCAAAACGGTGGACGAGAAGCTGCACGACACCCTGGAAAAGAGACTGGGCGAATCCTTCAAGCAGGTGAGCGAGCGGCTGGAGCTGGTGCACAAGGGTTTGGGCGAAATGCAGAGCCTGGCCAGCGGGGTGGGCGACCTCAAAAAGGTGCTCACCAACGTGAAAAACCGCGGCATGATGGGCGAATTCCAGCTGGACGCGATCCTGGAGCAGATGCTCACGCCGGAGCAGTACACGCGCAATTTCAAACCCCACAAGCGGCGCGACGAGGTGGTGGAATTCGCCATTCGCCTGCCTGGCCGCGATGAAGACCAGGAAAGCGTTTACCTGCCCATCGACGCCAAGTTTCCCATCGAGGATTACACGCGCCTGGTGGAGGCCTGGGACGCCGGTGACCCTGTGGCCACGGAAACCGCCCGCAAAGCTCTTTACAACCGCATCCTGGGCTGCGCCAGGGATATCCGCGACAAATACCTCAATCCGCCCCTGACCACCGATTTCGCGCTGCTCTTTCTGCCCGTGGAAGGCCTCTACGCCGAGGTCCTGCGCGATCCCGCCCTCTTTGAGCAGCTGCGCCGCCAATATCAGGTGGTGGTGGTGGGGCCAACCACGGTGGCGGCCATCCTGAACAGCCTGCAGCTGGGTTTCCGCACCCTGGCCATCGAAAAGCGCACCGGCGAGGTCTGGAAGATCCTCAGCGCGGTGAAGAACGAATTCGGCAAATTTGGCAAAGTGTTGGAGCACACTCAGAAAAAGCTGCAGGAAGCCTCCAACACCATCGAACAGGCCAGCCACCGCAGCCGCCAGATCCAGAAAAAACTGAACAAGGTGCAGGAACTGCCGGTGGACGACGCGGCCCAAGTCCTCGAACTGGAGGCGGAAACCGATTTGACGGCCACCGCGGAGGACGAGGAGGATTTCGCTTGA
- a CDS encoding ferritin family protein, which produces MTIQEYNDILDFAVAREREAVQFYRDLQQEAKFQDQLEMLKELEAMEMGHIVVIENIRRRGVSADEIPLVPNLNISEYLSVEAENLDLSYQNILIKAMKREENSFKLYSEMSVKFPDNEISTLFRKLASDEAKHKLLFERLYDDWISSGN; this is translated from the coding sequence ATGACCATACAGGAATACAACGACATTCTGGACTTCGCCGTCGCCCGTGAGCGGGAAGCCGTCCAGTTTTACCGTGATCTGCAGCAGGAAGCCAAATTCCAGGACCAGCTGGAGATGCTCAAGGAACTGGAAGCCATGGAGATGGGACACATCGTGGTGATCGAAAACATCCGCCGCAGAGGCGTTTCCGCCGACGAGATCCCCCTCGTGCCGAATCTGAACATCTCCGAATATCTCAGCGTCGAAGCCGAAAACCTCGATCTCAGCTATCAGAACATCCTCATCAAGGCCATGAAGCGCGAGGAAAATTCCTTCAAACTCTATTCCGAAATGAGCGTCAAATTCCCCGACAACGAGATCTCCACCCTCTTCCGCAAACTCGCTTCCGACGAGGCCAAACACAAGCTGCTGTTCGAACGCCTGTACGACGATTGGATCAGCTCTGGCAATTGA
- a CDS encoding rubrerythrin family protein: MPFKDTQTAGNLMKSFAGESQARMRYLYAAKTAKKEGFEQISNIFTETAENEKEHAKLFFKHLLKQGLEGEMMSIMASYPVGWSAESTLKNLKYAADGEKEEWTELYPIFADIAEEEGYKDIALTWRLVAKVEKEHEKRFRKLYDNVKDMKVFKKDGGLFWKCLNCGYIHEGAEAPETCPCCLHPKAYFEVHCETY, encoded by the coding sequence ATGCCATTCAAAGACACCCAAACCGCCGGCAACCTGATGAAGTCCTTTGCCGGGGAAAGCCAGGCCCGCATGCGCTACCTCTACGCGGCCAAAACAGCCAAAAAAGAGGGTTTCGAGCAGATTTCGAACATCTTCACGGAAACCGCTGAAAACGAAAAGGAACACGCCAAGCTCTTCTTCAAACACCTGCTGAAACAAGGCTTGGAAGGCGAAATGATGAGCATCATGGCCTCCTACCCCGTGGGCTGGTCGGCTGAAAGCACCCTTAAAAACCTGAAATACGCCGCCGACGGGGAAAAAGAGGAATGGACCGAGCTCTATCCCATTTTCGCCGATATCGCGGAAGAAGAAGGCTACAAGGATATCGCCCTCACCTGGCGCCTGGTGGCCAAAGTGGAAAAAGAGCACGAAAAACGCTTTCGCAAGCTCTACGACAACGTCAAAGACATGAAGGTCTTCAAAAAGGACGGCGGCTTGTTTTGGAAATGCCTCAACTGCGGCTACATCCACGAAGGCGCCGAAGCGCCGGAAACCTGTCCCTGCTGCCTGCATCCCAAGGCCTATTTCGAAGTTCACTGCGAAACCTATTAA
- a CDS encoding glycosyltransferase has protein sequence MKICIVSNSHHTTDVRLYYKMARSLAKLGEVHLLCASGVRNAAVNPFQDVVETESTWYALPLLYKKAKKLKPDIVICVEPLTVFIGLALRRKLNCKVVFDVHEFFPDAFAERFRPPLSWVAKALYLGFERRLQRSVDATTAVSEEILDQLLPRGKRVNAIALPNYPVKNVWDYTCETPMELSAICEMDFDLIYIGGLTPDRGVFKLLKSVSLLRNEFPALNVLILGKFFDPAVEREFNEQLNTLNLNAVIYYQSWIPAEKIGLLLKRSRVGLWLFNPQNRRMSRAVPLKVLEYFAAGLPVVSINTPLMRGLIEANELGACCEYHSDSIARSVAGLLRLNPSEYRLLSKRCSNLIDQKFNWEALEPRLLELMRKLASN, from the coding sequence ATGAAGATATGCATCGTGTCCAATTCCCACCACACCACGGACGTGCGCCTCTATTACAAGATGGCGCGCAGCCTGGCGAAGCTGGGGGAGGTGCATCTGCTTTGCGCCAGCGGGGTGCGCAACGCCGCGGTGAACCCCTTTCAGGATGTGGTGGAAACCGAATCCACCTGGTACGCCCTGCCGCTGCTGTATAAAAAAGCCAAAAAGCTCAAACCGGACATAGTGATCTGCGTGGAGCCGCTCACCGTCTTCATCGGCCTGGCCCTGCGCCGCAAGCTGAATTGCAAGGTGGTCTTCGATGTGCACGAGTTTTTCCCTGACGCCTTCGCCGAGCGCTTCCGCCCGCCCCTGAGCTGGGTCGCGAAAGCCCTCTACCTGGGTTTTGAACGCCGCCTGCAGCGCAGCGTGGACGCCACCACCGCCGTCAGCGAGGAGATCCTGGACCAGTTGCTTCCCCGCGGCAAACGCGTGAACGCCATCGCCCTGCCCAACTACCCTGTGAAGAACGTATGGGACTACACCTGCGAGACCCCGATGGAGCTCAGCGCCATCTGCGAGATGGATTTTGACCTGATCTACATCGGCGGCCTTACTCCGGACCGCGGTGTCTTCAAGCTGCTTAAAAGCGTCAGCCTGCTCAGGAACGAGTTTCCCGCCCTCAACGTCCTCATCCTGGGCAAATTCTTCGATCCCGCGGTGGAGCGCGAATTCAACGAACAGCTAAACACTCTCAACCTCAACGCCGTGATCTATTACCAAAGCTGGATCCCGGCGGAAAAGATCGGCCTGCTGCTCAAACGCAGCCGGGTGGGGCTCTGGCTCTTCAATCCCCAAAACCGCCGCATGAGCCGCGCCGTGCCCCTCAAGGTGCTGGAATATTTCGCCGCCGGGCTGCCCGTGGTTTCCATCAACACCCCTCTGATGCGCGGCCTGATCGAGGCCAATGAGCTAGGCGCCTGCTGCGAATACCACAGCGACAGCATCGCCAGGTCCGTGGCCGGCCTCCTCCGCCTTAACCCTAGCGAATACCGCCTGCTCAGCAAGCGCTGCAGCAACCTCATCGACCAGAAATTCAACTGGGAGGCCCTCGAGCCGCGCCTCCTTGAACTGATGCGCAAGCTGGCCTCAAACTGA
- a CDS encoding rubredoxin has translation MQKFICTACQWVYDPAENDNIPFEDLPEDWVCPMCGVGKDFFEPVDE, from the coding sequence ATGCAAAAATTCATCTGCACTGCCTGCCAGTGGGTCTACGACCCCGCGGAAAACGACAACATCCCCTTCGAGGACCTGCCCGAAGATTGGGTTTGCCCCATGTGCGGCGTCGGCAAAGATTTCTTTGAACCCGTCGACGAATAA
- a CDS encoding XRE family transcriptional regulator: MIGRRMRALRLTLKVTQSALAKTLKVKPSAISQIESGKIRPSTDTMLLLTKLCDVNLHWLITGKGPMWVDPQDSRQKTREKLNQVRDFIHSELDVLARSREQARWADLLDIPVSGEIAAGPPVDNFDTYMEFLTIRRAMIRGVVDDYVCLRVNGCSMEPTVLNNDLVLIRQSQDWRQLAGQICALRIDGGITLKRLMMDDKEKMIILVSLNDEYQPLLINPDEHQDITLIGSLYYLMRKVS; the protein is encoded by the coding sequence ATGATCGGAAGAAGAATGAGGGCCCTGCGTTTAACCTTGAAGGTCACGCAAAGCGCCCTAGCCAAAACCCTGAAGGTGAAGCCATCCGCCATCTCGCAGATCGAATCCGGAAAGATACGTCCGTCCACAGACACGATGCTGCTGCTCACCAAACTCTGTGACGTCAATCTGCACTGGCTGATCACCGGCAAGGGCCCGATGTGGGTGGATCCGCAGGATTCGCGGCAAAAAACCAGGGAAAAGCTCAATCAGGTGCGCGATTTCATCCACAGCGAACTGGACGTTCTGGCGCGTTCCCGCGAGCAGGCCCGCTGGGCTGATCTGCTGGACATCCCGGTTTCCGGAGAGATCGCGGCCGGCCCGCCCGTGGACAATTTTGACACCTATATGGAATTTCTCACCATTCGCCGGGCCATGATCCGCGGGGTGGTGGACGACTATGTTTGCCTGCGCGTGAACGGCTGCAGCATGGAACCCACGGTGCTCAACAACGATCTGGTGCTGATCCGCCAAAGCCAGGACTGGAGACAGTTGGCGGGACAGATCTGCGCTTTGCGGATCGACGGCGGGATCACCCTGAAACGCCTGATGATGGACGACAAGGAAAAAATGATCATCCTGGTTTCGCTCAACGACGAGTACCAGCCCCTGCTGATCAACCCGGACGAGCATCAGGACATCACCCTGATCGGCTCGCTCTACTATCTGATGCGCAAAGTATCCTAA
- a CDS encoding class II fructose-bisphosphate aldolase, producing the protein MFLTGKQLGEVFLKAKRQRFGIIASNVVFDTQIRAIVQGYAAANSDGLMQMSSGACKFAAGESQDMKAGAALISTMIKTFAAQFPKSGVGLHIDHATPNYFDFIVHCIEQNLVTSVMIDASKEDLAENIRVTKEVVEVAHRHGIIVEGEIGHIKGTEDEIVSDTELYTRPEEALEFVQKTNVDLFAASVGTNHGVSKGENIVLRLDLIKQIDDLLIRHGVERGLVLHGASGLTDEQQRVAIANGVVKINKDTHYQMDMAQAIQAYWEKEKYAIVCPPDVAPEAYIPDKGKFDPRKWLAKGEEKMKNTVMGFCRVTGSADNSILL; encoded by the coding sequence ATGTTTCTAACCGGTAAACAATTGGGAGAGGTATTCCTCAAAGCCAAACGGCAGCGTTTTGGCATCATCGCTTCGAACGTGGTGTTCGACACCCAGATCCGCGCCATCGTGCAGGGCTACGCGGCGGCCAATTCCGACGGCCTGATGCAGATGAGCAGCGGGGCCTGCAAATTCGCCGCCGGCGAATCGCAGGACATGAAAGCCGGCGCGGCGCTGATCTCCACCATGATCAAGACCTTTGCCGCGCAATTCCCCAAAAGCGGCGTGGGCCTGCACATCGACCACGCCACCCCCAACTATTTTGACTTCATCGTCCACTGCATCGAACAAAACCTGGTGACCTCCGTGATGATCGACGCTTCCAAAGAAGATCTGGCGGAAAACATCCGCGTCACCAAAGAGGTGGTGGAGGTGGCCCACAGGCACGGGATCATCGTGGAAGGCGAGATCGGCCACATCAAGGGCACCGAGGACGAGATAGTTTCGGACACCGAGCTCTACACCCGGCCCGAAGAGGCGCTGGAGTTTGTGCAAAAAACCAACGTGGACCTCTTCGCCGCCTCCGTGGGCACCAACCACGGCGTTTCCAAGGGTGAAAACATCGTGCTGCGCCTGGACCTGATCAAGCAGATCGACGACCTGCTTATCCGCCACGGTGTGGAGCGCGGACTGGTGCTGCACGGCGCTTCCGGGCTCACCGACGAGCAGCAGCGCGTGGCCATCGCCAACGGCGTGGTGAAGATCAACAAGGACACCCACTACCAAATGGACATGGCCCAGGCGATCCAAGCCTATTGGGAAAAAGAAAAATACGCCATCGTCTGCCCGCCCGACGTGGCGCCGGAAGCCTACATCCCGGACAAGGGCAAGTTCGACCCCCGCAAGTGGCTGGCGAAAGGCGAAGAAAAGATGAAGAACACGGTCATGGGCTTTTGCCGCGTGACCGGCAGCGCTGACAACAGCATATTACTCTAA
- the tsaB gene encoding tRNA (adenosine(37)-N6)-threonylcarbamoyltransferase complex dimerization subunit type 1 TsaB — protein sequence MKLALDTSQNSGSIALCESGRVVYSACFDISITHSETLMPQVDAALKFCGFQPADIRAVYLANGPGSFTGLRIGLATAKGIAYGLKIPLRAFSTLQLAALRRYRCGRGILAVVDAKMREVYAALYDEDLNELAGPAVLTPEELLDWDLRGAYLTGSGSQLLKPALEERGVPFVSVPQAPLDVSGLFTLAALSPQEESYDFQQLASLEPLYLRESTAQLRRQGK from the coding sequence TTGAAACTCGCCCTCGACACCTCGCAGAACTCCGGCTCCATCGCGCTCTGTGAATCCGGGCGGGTGGTTTACTCCGCCTGTTTCGACATCAGCATCACCCACAGCGAAACCCTGATGCCCCAGGTGGACGCGGCCCTGAAATTCTGCGGCTTCCAGCCCGCGGACATCCGCGCCGTCTATCTGGCCAACGGTCCGGGCTCCTTCACCGGACTGCGCATCGGCCTCGCCACCGCCAAGGGCATCGCCTACGGACTCAAAATTCCCCTGCGCGCCTTTTCCACCCTGCAATTGGCCGCGCTGCGGCGCTACCGCTGCGGCCGCGGGATCCTGGCGGTGGTGGACGCCAAGATGCGTGAAGTATATGCCGCCCTTTACGATGAGGATCTGAACGAACTTGCCGGGCCCGCGGTGCTCACCCCGGAGGAACTGCTTGACTGGGATTTGCGCGGAGCTTACCTCACCGGCAGCGGCAGCCAACTGCTCAAACCCGCCCTGGAAGAACGCGGCGTCCCCTTCGTATCAGTTCCCCAAGCGCCCCTCGACGTCTCCGGGCTGTTCACCCTGGCCGCCCTCTCTCCCCAGGAGGAAAGCTACGATTTTCAGCAGCTTGCCAGCCTCGAACCCCTCTACCTAAGGGAATCCACGGCCCAACTGCGCCGCCAGGGAAAGTGA
- a CDS encoding GYF domain-containing protein has product MAKYYYTFEGKTLGPASPKEVLDLILDDVLDQDSFVMDSRSPRWLKIRDIPELMRYLHESDVRITDWAEEKDLAGIDDQQEPLFFHLPVSRLVWLSLITLGLYELYWVYRNWRFLRFQRRGRTAAYFWRDSLNPFALAGVFTKISLDRDLGKDLPEQDFTLHGWLWIVALLALAARSILVFSLLLSLGADIALTLGALAFSILCLVPVQKHINAGNAKAAKPLSRPTFGHYAAIVGGIVGWLFVLLTWIPRLARLFA; this is encoded by the coding sequence ATGGCGAAGTATTACTACACTTTCGAGGGCAAAACCCTCGGGCCGGCCAGCCCCAAAGAGGTGCTGGACCTGATCCTGGACGATGTGCTGGATCAGGATTCCTTTGTGATGGACAGCCGCTCGCCGCGGTGGCTGAAGATCCGCGACATCCCGGAACTGATGCGCTATCTGCATGAATCGGACGTGCGGATCACGGATTGGGCGGAGGAAAAAGATCTGGCCGGGATCGATGACCAACAGGAGCCGCTGTTTTTCCACCTTCCCGTTTCCCGGCTGGTCTGGCTGAGCCTCATCACCTTGGGACTTTACGAGCTCTACTGGGTTTACAGGAACTGGCGTTTTCTCCGTTTTCAGCGCCGGGGCCGCACCGCGGCGTATTTTTGGAGGGATTCGCTGAACCCCTTCGCGCTGGCGGGCGTATTCACCAAGATCTCACTGGACCGGGATTTGGGCAAGGATCTGCCGGAACAGGATTTCACGCTCCACGGCTGGCTCTGGATCGTGGCCCTGCTGGCGCTGGCGGCACGCTCCATCCTGGTGTTCTCGCTACTCCTTAGCCTGGGGGCGGATATCGCGCTCACCCTCGGCGCGCTGGCCTTCTCCATCCTTTGCCTCGTGCCCGTGCAAAAACACATCAACGCCGGCAATGCCAAAGCCGCCAAACCGCTTTCCAGACCTACCTTTGGGCACTATGCCGCGATCGTGGGGGGAATAGTGGGCTGGCTGTTCGTGCTGCTTACCTGGATACCGCGCCTGGCCAGGCTTTTCGCCTGA
- the gap gene encoding type I glyceraldehyde-3-phosphate dehydrogenase, whose product MTKVAINGFGRIGRLVLRAILKFHPEISVVAINDLTDAKTLAYLLKYDSVHKIFAGEVSHTDASITVDGKTIRVYAEKDPEALPWKELGVEYVIESTGVFNTREAASKHLKAGAAKVILTAPAKDEVDATVVMGVNHTSLKPQHTVVSNASCTTNCLAPVAKVLQDKFGIAGGLMTTVHSFTNDQRILDLPHKDLRRARAASMSMIPTSTGAAKAIGLVIPELAGKLDGIAIRVPTPDGSLVDLCVNLERETTKDDLNAAMKEAAETYLKGYLQYSEEQLVSIDIVGNHHSSIFDAPSTNVKGKLVKIFSWYDNEWGYSCRVVDLLDYMSKL is encoded by the coding sequence ATGACAAAAGTAGCCATCAACGGATTTGGACGCATCGGACGCCTGGTTCTGCGCGCCATCCTGAAATTCCACCCCGAGATCTCGGTGGTGGCCATCAACGACCTCACCGACGCCAAGACCCTGGCCTACCTGCTCAAATACGACAGCGTGCACAAGATCTTCGCCGGCGAGGTGAGCCACACCGACGCCAGCATCACAGTGGACGGAAAAACCATCCGTGTTTACGCGGAAAAAGACCCCGAAGCCCTGCCATGGAAAGAACTGGGCGTGGAATATGTGATCGAGTCCACCGGTGTTTTCAACACCCGGGAAGCCGCTTCCAAACACCTCAAAGCCGGCGCCGCCAAGGTGATCCTCACCGCCCCGGCCAAGGACGAGGTGGACGCCACCGTGGTGATGGGCGTGAACCACACCAGCCTCAAACCCCAGCACACCGTGGTTTCAAACGCCTCCTGCACCACGAACTGCCTGGCTCCCGTGGCCAAGGTGCTGCAGGATAAATTCGGCATCGCCGGCGGCCTCATGACCACCGTGCATTCCTTCACCAACGACCAGCGCATCCTGGACCTGCCGCACAAGGATCTGCGCCGCGCCCGCGCCGCCTCCATGAGCATGATCCCCACCTCCACCGGCGCCGCCAAAGCCATCGGCCTGGTGATCCCGGAACTGGCCGGAAAGCTCGATGGCATCGCGATCCGCGTGCCCACGCCGGACGGCTCGCTGGTGGACCTCTGCGTGAACCTGGAACGCGAAACCACCAAGGACGATCTCAACGCCGCCATGAAAGAGGCTGCCGAGACCTATCTGAAAGGCTATCTGCAATATTCCGAGGAACAGCTGGTTTCCATCGACATCGTTGGCAACCACCATTCCTCCATCTTCGACGCCCCTTCCACCAACGTGAAAGGCAAGCTGGTGAAGATCTTCAGCTGGTACGACAACGAGTGGGGCTACTCCTGCCGCGTGGTCGATCTGCTGGATTACATGAGCAAACTCTGA
- a CDS encoding desulfoferrodoxin encodes MTELRQIYHCPICGNLVEVLFTGAGELVCCGEPMKLLAGNTVDAALEKHVPVVTEMGDKIKVAVGSVPHPMEEKHYISMIEVCTKNKVYRRELKPGDAPEAIFRVKADKVLTVREYCNLHGLWKA; translated from the coding sequence ATGACAGAACTGCGTCAGATATACCACTGCCCGATTTGCGGAAACTTGGTGGAAGTGCTTTTCACCGGGGCCGGCGAACTGGTTTGCTGCGGCGAGCCGATGAAGCTTCTGGCCGGCAACACTGTGGATGCCGCGCTGGAAAAACACGTTCCCGTGGTCACTGAAATGGGCGACAAGATCAAGGTCGCCGTGGGCTCTGTGCCACATCCCATGGAGGAAAAGCACTACATCAGCATGATCGAGGTCTGCACCAAGAACAAGGTTTACCGCCGCGAACTCAAGCCCGGTGACGCCCCGGAGGCGATCTTCCGCGTGAAGGCCGACAAAGTGCTCACGGTGCGTGAATACTGCAACCTGCACGGTCTCTGGAAAGCCTGA